A portion of the Solea senegalensis isolate Sse05_10M linkage group LG17, IFAPA_SoseM_1, whole genome shotgun sequence genome contains these proteins:
- the tdrd6 gene encoding tudor domain-containing 6 isoform X3: MSSIQGLPPQGSDVTILITRVHLHPLCVLVEFWGKFSLERTEEYECLAKDIQSVGKTFEEHEGNPGDKCLVQVDGIWNRARIVSRNGSKFSVFLFDKGVTSCTTTNKLAWGKKEHFLLPPEVEFCVLANVLPLSAEGRWSPVALEFLKTLSGRSVKAHVQDILVSHRTFVLHIPYIAKQMYEMGLAKKLAPDMFHEFVLMSLKPSSLAQVSPQTQLISMDAGVRLHKQELFMVPELPAGTVETVIVTEVANPQRIFCQLKVFSQELKKLSEKITQCCEGRMMSCTVGPEMVGFPCAARGSDGRWYRSVLQQVFPNNGVVEVLNIDYGTKQLVQLDKVRPLASEFLRMPVVTYICSLHGIIDRGIGWTTSQIEFLRNLLLCKTVIAKFEYQSMAEGVHYVTLYGDDNTDINSLFGSKESCLLEYEKTLKDFALHSPAYSHEDQAQHGKRKMLTSGKTEEENEGKGVVEKLPAEELSLNSTHVAFVLHVSNPSEFWIQTQNYVSELDQLMDSIFHLYKESEKKDVVRDPTLGLYCAAKAEDGDFYRAVVTQVDETQIKVFFVDYGNTETIERNNIRFLPDKLKKLPRLALKCSLAGVRPTDGRWTQIASEFFTKTVTDKVLNVHVMAKYDDYYAVQLMDPGSLQEKDLSTLMCTSNFAERAETLSQIKDSVSLQPATLSLTQHSHVRFTDVHENKGLSFQPQNTIDPAIRERVSSFKEHMFPIGSVLDVSVSHIESPNDFWCQLVQNAGHLNLLMRDIQAHYAGSEFQPNVDVACVARYPVNRMWYRAIVINKHKTPHVDVLFVDFGQAATISIYDLRKISPEFLTLPGQAFRCSLLNPVDPTSAINEWNDDTVARFNKFVETAASNFVTLKCTIYAVMYREQKILFNIVDLETPFESICTSMVNLVKSAPPKNVSGPSIHLDTYYYSTHNVKTGTEEQMTVTCVNSVSQFYCQLERNADVMENLTIKVSKLCHQLENVKLPSVFGTLCLAKYTDGYWYRAKIKTTKPAILVHFVDYGDTIKVDKSDLLPVPKEANDVMSVPVQAVVCGLSDVPATVGKEVNSWFEKFATELKFQALIVAREPDGKLLVELYHKNTQINSKIKKMFNIEMSTNESVVNHGQKAVRHDYRPPKYFSKQTTEMDDQTQNVNQSRYANPKPPYQMRDEPKPINMFATKPSRFACENSHKVKAVPLQLYKPPPQRQSCEITPNDMGNGSENASDHVKPRKANLSTDTNQMVMSKTSHTDSQKVKTVEQLPKLADLPSKSITPGLEAEVYVSHSNSPLSFYLQLVRDEDEIFSVAERLNGPTSLPKTNVIIEVHPGDLVQAEFADDSSWYRAVVKEVHSNSIAHVEFIDFGNTVKTPISKMGRLHQSLLLLPMYSTHCMLSDVATCGKEEMLEPEMLSSFKAVCGEGEKKLKCRFIKQSGSVWEVSLEDSGVNVTCKVPTCSADGTEIAVEKQEQVQVKTRQETEKPPFKPCSLHYHQQVFLKGQQLQCYISCINDAHSFWCQSADSEELDKITSGVSEVGNAVNHKHIDPDTLSPGSPCIVLFSDDHLWYRAEVTDRKGDALSVLFVDYGNKSQVSITDVREIPVELVVLPPQAFLCELEGFNCSCGSWASGAVDEFCTRTTDKLLKLTIGRLTRDDKTIKYFVQVECDGQIMNEVMKTWWKSSTTENKPDTGELTMLFEPPLQNTPVVKEAAQPENQPEYSESQEFLPQKEHNEEQFSEELVDPHRADEDKLICSPKTNETPKEEATQPEDQPQYPKSKDIHPLREHSEENFFEELVDPHRADEAKLVCSPQTNETSKDLDSSESQEEKYQTSECNMMAQHEKSDSIEEVNTIHTAILLQTESKDTEDAIVPVPSDQDIFILNCDKDVCESDKIPEEDSASVLDTVGPDDLKSPVDENPKEDTDKSEIPAKEVASSAEEVMTYNVASSYDARVYSVPTDDSNIATVGERSLTSVTAVKMQLCDLVVDTDETSQSQTCGAASTDMMGDEFEEVTCLMDACTDTHDPDSKVTSAGVNDMITCVTVQDKALGAILELDMEIGDISLQDEDNSTPEEEVLALHNDKLLALPLSDTEPQSDCPDVSNPVDELPSTVEESCLTDVSTDKHPKIETEDSEQMEPTPPKQEDYEEGVVSKETSSPDNSFELQLSNLTHLTLIINDGSADEQQQEE, translated from the exons ATGTCGTCAATCCAAGGACTCCCACCACAAGGATCAGACGTAACTATTCTTATAACCAGGGTCCACTTGCATCCACTTTGTGTGCTTGTAGAGTTCTGGGGAAAGTTTAGCCTGGAGAGGACTGAAGAATATGAGTGCTTGGCTAAAGACATTCAATCTGttggaaaaacatttgaagaacATGAAGGAAACCCTGGTGATAAGTGCTTGGTTCAGGTAGATGGCATTTGGAACAGGGCCCGCATTGTCTCAAGAAATGGGTCAAAATTCAGCGTGTTTCTCTTTGACAAAGGGGTGACATCTTGCACCACCACAAACAAGCTGGCATGGGGTAAAAAGGAACACTTCCTCCTACCACCTGAAGTGGAATTTTGTGTGCTAGCTAATGTATTACCACTCTCAGCTGAGGGCAGGTGGTCTCCAGTAGCTCTAGAATTTCTGAAAACTCTCTCTGGGAGATCTGTGAAAGCACATGTGCAAGATATACTGGTGTCCCACAGAACATTTGTCCTGCACATCCCCTACATCGCCAAACAAATGTATGAGATGGGACTTGCCAAGAAGTTGGCTCCAGACATGTTCCACGAGTTTGTGCTCATGTCACTGAAGCCAAGTAGTCTAGCCCAAGTGTCACCACAGACTCAACTGATCTCTATGGATGCAGGTGTGAGACTGCACAAGCAAGAGCTCTTCATGGTCCCAGAGCTCCCAGCAGGAACTGTGGAGACGGTCATAGTCACTGAAGTTGCAAATCCACAGAGGATCTTTTGCCAGTTGAAGGTCTTCTCACAAGAGTTGAAGAAACTCTCGGAGAAAATCACACAATGTTGTGAGGGCAGAATGATGAGTTGCACCGTGGGTCCAGAAATGGTTGGTTTTCCCTGTGCTGCAAGAGGAAGTGATGGCAGATGGTACCGCTCTGTTCTACAACAGGTATTCCCAAACAATGGCGTTGTGGAAGTTTTGAACATTGACTATGGAACAAAACAGCTTGTTCAGTTGGATAAGGTGAGACCACTGGCTTCAGAATTCCTCAGGATGCCCGTTGTGACCTACATCTGTTCCCTACATGGAATCATTGACCGAGGCATTGGATGGACAACCAGCCAGATTGAGTTTCTAAGGAACCTTCTTTTGTGCAAGACTGTGATTGCTAAATTTGAGTATCAAAGCATGGCTGAGGGTGTACACTATGTCACGCTCTATGGTGATGATAATACAGACATTAACAGCCTGTTTGGGTCTAAGGAGAGCTGTTTGCTGGAGTATGAGAAGACACTAAAAGATTTTGCCCTTCATAGCCCTGCATACAGCCATGAAGATCAAGCCCAGCACGGAAAAAGAAAGATGTTGACATCTGGAAAGactgaagaggaaaatgaagggaaagGAGTAGTTGAAAAGTTACCAGCAGAGGAGCTGTCACTGAACTCAACGCATGTTGCATTTGTTCTGCATGTATCCAACCCATCAGAGTTTTGGATCCAAACGCAGAACTATGTGAGTGAGCTGGATCAACTGATGGACAGTATCTTTCATTTGTACAAAGAGTCAGAGAAGAAAGACGTGGTGAGAGATCCAACTTTGGGGCTATACTGTGCTGCCAAGGCAGAAGATGGTGACTTCTACAGAGCAGTTGTGACTCAAGTTGATGAGACACAAATTAAGGTGTTCTTTGTTGATTatggaaacacagaaaccaTTGAAAGGAATAATATCAGATTTCTTCCTGACAAGCTCAAAAAGCTACCAAGGCTTGCTCTGAAATGCAGCCTGGCTGGTGTCAGACCCACAGATGGGAGATGGACTCAAATTGCCTCTGAGTTTTTCACCAAAACAGTCACAGACAAAGTACTGAATGTTCACGTGATGGCTAAATATGATGACTACTATGCTGTACAGCTAATGGACCCGGGATCTCTGCAGGAAAAAGACCTCAGTACATTGATGTGTACTTCTAATTTTGCTGAAAGGGCTGAGACACTGAGTCAAATTAAAGACAGTGTTTCCTTGCAACCTGccactctgtctctcacacaacATTCACATGTCAGATTCACAGATGTACACGAGAACAAGGGATTGTCTTTCCAGCCACAAAACACCATTGACCCTGCCATCAGGGAAAGAGTGTCTTCATTCAAGGAGCACATGTTTCCCATTGGAAGTGTTCTTGATGTCTCTGTGTCCCACATCGAAAGCCCAAATGACTTCTGGTGCCAACTTGTGCAAAATGCAGGACATTTGAATTTGCTGATGCGTGACATACAGGCTCATTATGCAGGTAGTGAATTTCAGCCCAATGTAGATGTAGCTTGTGTTGCACGTTATCCTGTTAATAGAATGTGGTACAGAGCAATTGTaattaacaaacataaaacacctCATGtggatgtgttgtttgttgattttggtCAGGCAGCAACCATTTCCATATATGACCTGAGAAAGATAAGTCCAGAGTTTCTCACTCTGCCTGGTCAAGCCTTTCGATGCAGTCTGTTGAACCCTGTTGACCCCACATCTGCCATCAATGAGTGGAATGATGATACAGTTGCAAGATTCAACAAATTTGTTGAAACTGCTGCGTCTAACTTTGTGACTTTAAAGTGCACCATATATGCTGTCATGTACAGAGAGCAGAAGATTCTTTTCAACATTGTGGATCTAGAGACTCCATTTGAGAGCATCTGCACCAGCATGGTCAATCTGGTCAAAAGTGCCCCTCCCAAAAATGTCTCTGGGCCCTCCATCCACCTGGACACGTACTACTACTCAACGCACAATGTCAAAACTGGGACAGAGGAACAGATGACGGTTACATGCGTGAACAGTGTCAGTCAGTTTTACTGTCAGCTCGAGAGGAACGCTGATGTGATGGAAAATCTCACGATTAAAGTTAGCAAACTTTGCCATCAGCTAGAGAATGTAAAACTTCCATCAGTGTTTGGAACTTTGTGCCTTGCCAAGTACACTGACGGATACTGGTACAGGGCTAAAATCAAGACCACAAAGCCAGCAATCCTGGTTCACTTTGTGGATTATGGTGACACTATTAAGGTGGACAAATCTGACTTGCTTCCAGTACCCAAAGAGGCTAATGATGTCATGTCTGTGCCTGTGCAAGCAGTTGTTTGTGGTCTCTCTGATGTCCCTGCTACTGTTGGAAAAGAGGTCAACAGCTGGTTTGAGAAGTTTGCAACAGAATTGAAATTCCAAGCTCTCATTGTGGCCAGAGAACCTGATGGAAAACTGCTGGTCGAGCTGTATCACAAAAACACTCAGATTAATTCAAAGATAAAGAAGATGTTTAATATTGAGATGAGCACAAACGAGAGTGTTGTCAACCATGGCCAGAAAGCAGTGAGACATGACTACAGGCCTCCAAAATATTTCTCAAAGCAAACCACAGAAATGGATGaccaaacacaaaatgtcaatCAAAGTAGATATGCCAACCCAAAACCACCATATCAAATGAGGGATGAGCCAAAACCTATCAACATGTTTGCAACTAAGCCTTCCCGCTTTGCTTGTGAAAATAGCCATAAAGTAAAAGCTGTGCCGTTACAGCTGTACAAACCTCCTCCCCAGCGACAGTCATGTGAAATAACACCAAATGATATGGGAAATGGTTCTGAGAATGCAAGTGACCATGTCAAACCAAGAAAAGCCAATCTTTCCACTGACACCAACCAGATGGTCATGTCCAAGACCTCTCATACAGACTCTCAGAAGGTAAAAACTGTGGAACAACTCCCTAAACTTGCAGACTTGCCTTCAAAATCAATCACACCAGGTTTGGAAGCTGAAGTTTATGTCTCACACAGCAACAGCCCATTGAGTTTCTACCTTCAACTTGTCAGGGATGAGGATGAAATATTTTCTGTTGCTGAAAGGCTCAATGGTCCCACATCTCTCCCAAAAACCAATGTCATCATTGAGGTTCATCCAGGTGACCTTGTTCAAGCAGAGTTTGCAGATGACTCCTCATGGTACCGAGCTGTTGTGAAAGAAGTCCACAGCAACTCAATTGCTCATGTTGAGTTTATTGATTTTGGAAATACAGTAAAGACACCAATTTCCAAAATGGGCAGACTTCATCAGTCTCTTTTACTACTACCTATGTACAGCACACACTGCATGCTGAGTGATGTTGCAACTTGTGGAAAAGAGGAAATGCTTGAACCAGAAATGCTGTCGTCTTTTAAAGCAGTATGTGGTGAAGGAGAAAAGAAGCTCAAGTGCCGGTTCATCAAGCAGTCAGGATCTGTGTGGGAAGTCAGTCTGGAAGACAGTGGTGTGAATGTCACTTGTAAAGTACCTACTTGTTCAGCTGATGGTACTGAAATTGCAGTAGAGAAACAAGAACAGGTACAAGTAAAAACTCGACAGGAGACTGAGAAGCCACCATTTAAGCCATGCTCTCTACATTACCATCAACAAGTGTTTTTAAAGGGACAGCAGTTACAGTGCTACATCTCTTGTATAAATGATGCTCATTCCTTTTGGTGTCAGAGTGCTGACTCAGAAGAACTTGACAAGATAACATCAGGTGTCTCAGAAGTTGGGAATGCAGTCAACCACAAGCACATTGACCCAGACACCCTATCCCCTGGCAGCCCGTGTATTGTTCTCTTTTCAGATGATCATCTTTGGTACCGTGCAGAAGTAACTGACAGAAAGGGAGATGCATTGTCTGTGCTTTTTGTGGACTATGGAAACAAGTCCCAAGTCTCCATTACAGATGTGAGGGAAATACCAGTTGAATTGGTGGTCCTGCCTCCCCAGGCCTTTTTGTGCGAGCTTGAAGGCTTTAATTGTTCATGTGGTTCTTGGGCCAGTGGCGCAGTAGATGAGTTTTGTACACGTACAACAGACAAGTTGTTAAAGTTGACTATTGGCAGACTAACCAGGGATGACAAAACCATCAAATACTTTGTGCAGGTGGAATGTGATGGCCAGATCATGAATGAAGTGATGAAAACATGGTGGAAAAGCtccacaacagaaaacaaacctgACACAGGTGAACTGACTATGTTGTTTGAACCGCCACTGCAAAATACCCCAGTTGTGAAAGAGGCTGCACAACCTGAGAATCAACCAGAGTATTCTGAAAGCCAAGAATTTCTTCCTCAGAAAGAGCACAATGAAGAACAGTTCTCTGAGGAGCTTGTTGACCCTCACAGAGCAGATGAGGATAAATTAATCTGTAGTCCGAAGACCAATGAGACCCCCAAAGAAGAGGCTACACAACCTGAGGATCAACCACAATATCCAAAAAGCAAAGACATTCACCCTCTGAGAGAGCACAGTGAAGAAAATTTCTTTGAGGAGCTTGTTGACCCTCACAGAGCAGATGAGGCCAAACTAGTCTGTAGTCCACAGACCAATGAGACCTCCAAAGATTTAGACTCTTCTGAATCCCAAGAAGAGAAGTATCAGACATCTGAGTGCAATATGATGGCTCAACATGAAAAAAGTGATTCCATTGAAGAAGTGAATACAATTCACACTGCGATACTACTTCAGACTGAGTCCAAAGACACAGAAGACGCTATAGTACCTGTACCTAGTGACCAAGATATTTTTATCTTGAACTGTGATAAGGATGTTTGTGAAAGTGACAAAATCCCTGAAGAGGACAGTGCTTCAGTGTTGGACACCGTTGGACCAGATGACTTGAAGTCTCCAGTGGATGAGAACCCAAAAGAGGACACAGACAAGTCAGAGATTCCAGCGAAAGAGGTGGCATCTTCAGCTGAAGAGGTGATGACCTACAACGTGGCAAGCAGCTATGATGCCAGAGTTTATTCGG TTCCAACCGATGACAGTAACATTGCCACAGTGGGTGAGCGTTCTCTTACCAGTGTGACAGCAGTGAAAATG CAGTTGTGTG ATCTGGTAGTCGACACTGATGAAACCAGCCAGTCTCAAACCTGTGGAGCTGCCTCTACAGATATGATG GGTGATGAGTTTGAAGAGGTGACATGTTTGATGGATGCCTGCACAG ATACACATGATCCTGACAGCAAAGTCACCAGTGCTGGAGTAAATGATATGATCACTTGCGTCACA GTCCAGGACAAAGCACTTG GAGCCATTTTAGAGCTTGACATGGAAATTGGAGACATTTCTCTGCAGGATGAG